One region of Babylonia areolata isolate BAREFJ2019XMU chromosome 29, ASM4173473v1, whole genome shotgun sequence genomic DNA includes:
- the LOC143274761 gene encoding calcium release-activated calcium channel protein 1-like yields MHPPARTDSYQERLLTSYVQQMSTQQTNTALSWRRLYLSRAKLKASSRTSALLSGFAMVAMVEIQVDDTVPDPLLIVFGICTTLLVTVHLVALMISTCILPNIEAISNVHNLQAVNESPHDKMRHCVEMSWICSTGLGILLFMVEIALLLWVKFYGRSINAAVASTVIVIPAAIMFIIFSLMFYRKLMAHKHERHEEGLKELEEMACALNENHGGRGMQHV; encoded by the exons ATGCACCCACCAGCACGAACAGATTCTTATCAGGAGCGGTTGCTTACATCCTATGTGCAGCAAATGTCGACCCAACAGACGAACACGGCCCTGTCGTGGCGGAGACTGTACTTGAGTCGTGCCAAACTGAAAGCCAGCAGTCGAACATCAGCGCTTCTGTCAGGGTTTGCAATG GTGGCGATGGTGGAGATCCAGGTGGACGACACGGTGCCGGATCCCTTGCTGATCGTGTTTGGGATCTGCACCACGCTGCTGGTGACAGTGCACCTGGTGGCCCTGATGATCTCCACCTGCATCCTGCCCAACATCGAGGCCATCAGCAACGTGCACAACCTGCAGGCCGTGAACGAGTCGCCCCATGACAAGATGCGGCACTGCGTGGAGATGTCCTGGATCTGCTCCACAGGCCTGGGCATCCTGCTCTTCATGGTGGAGATCGCACTGCTCCTCTGGGTCAAGTTCTACGGGAGGAGCATCAACGCTGCCGTTGCctccaccgtcatcgtcatccccGCGGccatcatgttcatcatcttcTCCCTGATGTTCTACCGCAAGCTGATGGCGCACAAGCATGAGCGTCACGAGGAGGGGCTGAAGGAGCTGGAGGAGATGGCGTGTGCTCTGAACGAGAATCATGGAGGGCGTGGGATGCAGCACGTGTAG